In the genome of Acidimicrobiia bacterium, the window GTCTCGCTCCGCAGCGACGGGTACGCGGCCACGGAGTGACGGCGCGCGCACACGGCGTCAGTTGCCGCGCGCGATCCACTCGTCGAGGTGGGGTGCCTCGGCGCCGATCGTCGTGTCGTCACCGTGGCCGGTGTGCACGACGGTCTCGTCCGGGAGCGTGAGC includes:
- a CDS encoding MBL fold metallo-hydrolase, which translates into the protein LTLPDETVVHTGHGDDTTIGAEAPHLDEWIARGN